CCTCGCTCGCGCTCTCCGGCCGGCTGTTCGGCACGCGGGCGCTGCCGCTCGTCCTGCTCGGGTTCCTCGCGCTGCCGGGCCAGACCCGCGCGCAGGACGACTACGAGGCCTTCGCCCTCGCCGCGACGGAGGAAGTGGTGCTCGCCTATGTCGAAACCGGCGATGCCGCGCTCGACGGCACGTCGGAGGCGGGGCTGCGCGGGCTGTCCGCCGTGCTCAACGCCCGCACCTCGGTCGAGCCCGCACCGCCGATGGGGGTCGACCTCGAAACCGATCCGATCGGCTTCTTCCCGGTGCTCTACTGGCCCGTGACCCCGGATCAGCCGCAGCCCTCGGCAGAGGCCTATGCCCGGCTCAACGCCTATCTGCGCACCGGCGGGATGATCCTGTTCGACACGCGCGATGCGGATGTCGCAGGCTTCGGCGCGGCGACGCCGACCGGGGCAAAGCTCCAGGCGCTCGCGCGCCCGCTCGACATTCCGCCGCTCGAACAGATCCCGGAGGATCACGTCCTGACCCGCGCCTTCTACCTGTTGCGCGAATTCCCCGGCCGCCATGCCGAGGGCACGGTCTGGGTCGAGGCCTCGCCCGAAACCGAACGCGCGGAGGGCATGCCGTTCCGCAACCTCAACGACAACGTGACGCCGGTGATCATCGGCGGAGGTGACTGGGCGTCGGCCTGGGCGGTGGGCGAGGACGGATATCCGCGCCTTCCGGTCGGGCGCGGGTTCTCCGGTGAGCGCCAGCGCGAACTGGCCTACCGCTTCGGCGTCAACCTCGTGATGTATGTGCTGACCGGCAACTACAAATCCGACCAGGTCCATGTGCCTGCCCTTCTCGACAGGCTCGGCCAATGATCCGCGACATCGTCTTCTCCCCGATCCTGCCCCTGCCCGTGCTCGCGGTCCTCGCCGGGGTGGCTGTCGTCCTTCTGGCCTTCGCCGCGTTTCGCGGCCTCTCCGGCTGGCCCTTCCGCACGCTCGCGGCGCTGTTGATCCTCGGCTGGCTCACCGGCCCCTCGCTCCAGGAGGAGGAGCGCGATCCGCTGAGCGATATCGTGCTGCTCGTGGTGGATGAAAGCGCGTCGCAGGATCTCTCCGACCGCCCCGCCCAGCTTTCGGAGGCGGTGGAGGCGCTGACCGCCCGCGTCGCCGCCCTCCCGAACACGGAGCTGCGCGTGGTGCCGCTCACCGATGCGCCCGACGATCGCGGCACGCTGCTGATGACCGCGCTGTCGGAGGCGATGGCCGACGAGCCCCGCGGCCGGCTCGCGGGCGCGATCCTCCTATCTGACGGGCAGCTCCACGATCTCGAGGTCTCGCCCGATTTCCCCGCGCCCGTGCACCTGCTGCTGACCGGCGCGCCCGAGGACTGGGACCGCCGCCTCGTCGTGGAGAATGCGCCCGCCTTCGCGATCCTCGACGAGGAGGTGACGCTCCGGCTCAGGGTCGAGGACCAGGGCGACGTCCCGCGCGACATCGGGAGCACGACGCCGCTTCTCGTGTCGATCGACGGCGGCGAGGCGCAGGAATTCACCATCCCCGTCGGCCGCACGATGGAGGTGCCGGTTACCTTGCCCCATGGCGGGATGAACGTGATCCAGTTCACCCTGCCCGAGGCGGAGGACGAGCTGACGACGCGCAACAACTCCGCCATGGTTCGGATCAACGGGGTGCGCGACCGGCTGCGCGTGCTGCTCGTCTCCGGCGAGCCGCACAACGGCGAGCGGACCTGGCGCAACCTGCTGAAATCCGATGCCTCGGTCGATCTCGTGCATTTCACCATCCTGCGCCCGCCGCAGAAACAGGACGGGGTGCCGGTCACCGAGCTGTCGCTCATCGCCTTCCCGACGCGCGAGCTGTTCATGGAAAAGGTCGACGATTTCGACCTCATCATCTTTGACCGCTACAAGCTGCGCGGCATCCTGCCGGCCTCCTATCTCGAGAACATCGCGCAATATGTGGAAAACGGCGGCGCCGTGCTGTTCGCCGCCGGTCCCGATTTCGCCACCGCGGACAGCCTCTACCGCTCGCCGCTCGCGCGGGTGATTCCGACCGCGCCCACCGGCCGTGTGATCGAACAGGGCTTTCGCCCGCGCCTCACCGATCTCGGCGCGCGCCACCCGGTGACCGAGGGGCTCGGCGGGTTGCACGGGCCGGAGGACACGCCCTCCTGGGGGCGCTGGTTCCGCCAGATCGACCTCGACCCGCAGGCCGGCGAGGTGGTCATGTCGGGCGTGGACGACCGCCCGCTTCTGGTGCTCGACCGGGTGGGGGAGGGGCGCGTCGCGGTGCTCGGGTCCGATCACGCCTGGCTCTGGACGCGCGGCCTCGACGGCGGCGGGCCGCAGCTCGAACTGCTGCGCCGGCTCGCACACTGGATGATGAAGGAGCCCGAGCTCGAGGAGGAGGCGCTGACCGCCACGGCCGAGGGCCAGACGATGACGATCACCCGCCGCAGCCTCACCGAGGGCGCGCGGTCCGTGACCATCGAGGCGCCCGACGGGACGGAGACGACCGTGCCGATGGAGGAGATCACCCCCGGCCGCTTCGTGGCGGAATACCAGGGGGCGGAGCTCGGCCTCTACCGGCTGCGCGAGGGCGACCAGGAGGCGGTGATCGTGCTCGGCCCCGCCGCGCCGCGCGAATTCGAGGAGACGATCGCGACCGGCGAGAAGCTCGCGAGCTATGTGCGCGGGACGGAGGGGGGCGTGCTCGCGCTCTCGGGCGGCGTGCCGAACCTGCGGACCGTGCCCGAGGGGCGCAACGCCGCCGGGCGCGGCTGGATCGGGATCACCCCGCGGGAGGCCTATGTGACTCAGTCGACGCGGCTCACGCCGCTTCTTCCGGGCTGGGTCTGGCTGCTGGCGCTCGCCGCCCTGAGCGTCTTCGCCTGGCTGCGCGAGGGCAGGCGGTAGCCGTTTCGCGCCGGTCCGCACCCCGGCGCGGGATGCCCGACGGAAAGCCGACGCACGTCCGACACGTCCCGCCGCCCGGTTCAGAGATCCTCGCGCATCAGGATCGACCGGGTCTGCGAAAAGAATTCCCGCCGCAGCATGATGTAGATCGCCACCGTCGTCCCGAGGAGAAGCCCCACCGGCCCCAGAAGCCATGTGAGCGCCCCGAGCCCGAAATAGATGCACCGCAGCCCCGAATTGAACGCCTTCGCCGCGGTGATGTTGAGCTCCCCCGCCTTCTGCGCCCGCGGCAGCGCCTGCGGATCGTCCTCGTCATTGCTGACCGAGGCCATCACCACGCCGCAATAGCCGAAGACGCGATTCGACCAGATAAACTTGAGAAATCCGTTGGTGACGAAGAAGAGCGGCAGGAGGATCTTCACCTCCCAGATGATCTCCGGCGCCTGGATGGACAGATCCGCCGCCACCCCGCGCAGCCGCTCGGCATTCGACATGGCCGCGAGCCCGCCGCCGATGGCGATGAGGCAGGCGGAGGCGAGGAAGCTCGTCCCCTCGCGCAGCGTCGCCAGCACCGTCGCGTCGAAGATCCGCGGCTTGCGCGAGATCATGTGCACCATCCAGTCACGCCGGTACTGCGCCACGAGGAGCGAGGTGGAAACGCGCGACGCCGGCGGATTCTCGATAACATGCCCGAGCACCCCCCAGGCCAGAACGAGATAGACCACCGCGAGGAGGTCGAGCAGGGTGAAGAACTGGAATTGCGCAAAGATCGTCATGCCCCACTGATGCCCGATCCCGCGGCCTTTGTCAGGCCGGAATATCGCGTCCGGACAGCGCCGGTCGGTCGCCGGCGGGACAGGCGGCCCTGTCCGCAGGCCGCAGGGGACGCGCCGCGGGATGGACGGGCGGCGCGAAATCGCCGAAACTGTCCGCCTGGAGGACATGAGCGCGCCCCCAAGATCGCTGAAGTCTGATATGGGAACAGGGTGGGGTGGACCGATGACACGATGGCTGACGATCTTCTTTCTGGCGATGACCGCGCTGCCCGTCCGGGCCGGGGGCGCGCCGATGGCGACCGGGGCGGAGCAGGAGTGGCACGCGGTCGGGCGCATCGACTTTGCCGACAGGAGCTTCTGCACCGGCTCCCTCATTTCCGCGCGGTTCGTGCTCACCGCGGCGCATTGCCTGTTCGACCTCGACACCCATCGCCGCCACGCGCCGGCCGACATCACCTTCAAGGCCGGCTGGAGCGAGGGGAGCGCCTTCGCGATCCGCGCCGCCCGTGCGGTCCATGTCCATCCGGGGTTTTCCATGGCCGACCCCGCGCGCGCCGGGCGGCTGGCGATGGATCTCGCGCTGGTCGAACTCGACCGGCCGGTGCCGGACGCGACCATCCCGCCGCTGCCGGTCTCCTCCTCCGGTCCGCAGGCCGGGGCGGCGCTGGGCGTCGTCTCCTACGCCCATGACCGCAGCGAGACGCCGTTGCTCCAGGAAAGCTGCGATGTGGTGGCGCGTCAGGGCGGGGTGCTCATCACCACCTGCGCCGCCGATTTCGGCGCCTCGGGCGCGCCGATCCTCGACCTGTCGGGGCCGGAGCCGCGCATCGTCTCGGTGGTTTCCGCGAAGGCGGTCTTCCAGGGGCGGAAGGTTTCCGTCGGCACCGCGGTCGGGGAGGCGCTCGACGCGCTCATGGCCCTTGCCGGGGCCGGCGGGGCGCCGGCGGGGGAGGCCGCGCCGGGCCGTCTTCCCGTCCTGTCCGACACGCGGTTCATGACGGAGCGCGCGGGGCATCAGACCCCTTGAAACCGCCTCCGGGCCTTCCCAGATTCCTGATGTCGGGCGCCTGCGACAGGGTCCGGCATGTCGCCTGTCCGCGAAGCGGAAGGCATTCACATCGGAATCGCTCAATGGAGGATACCCATGCGCAATTTTGACCTCGCGCCGCTTTACCGTGCGACCGTCGGCTTCGACCAGATCGCCGACCTCATGGACCGTGTGCTGACCCAGGATG
The nucleotide sequence above comes from Celeribacter indicus. Encoded proteins:
- a CDS encoding membrane protein, with translation MIRDIVFSPILPLPVLAVLAGVAVVLLAFAAFRGLSGWPFRTLAALLILGWLTGPSLQEEERDPLSDIVLLVVDESASQDLSDRPAQLSEAVEALTARVAALPNTELRVVPLTDAPDDRGTLLMTALSEAMADEPRGRLAGAILLSDGQLHDLEVSPDFPAPVHLLLTGAPEDWDRRLVVENAPAFAILDEEVTLRLRVEDQGDVPRDIGSTTPLLVSIDGGEAQEFTIPVGRTMEVPVTLPHGGMNVIQFTLPEAEDELTTRNNSAMVRINGVRDRLRVLLVSGEPHNGERTWRNLLKSDASVDLVHFTILRPPQKQDGVPVTELSLIAFPTRELFMEKVDDFDLIIFDRYKLRGILPASYLENIAQYVENGGAVLFAAGPDFATADSLYRSPLARVIPTAPTGRVIEQGFRPRLTDLGARHPVTEGLGGLHGPEDTPSWGRWFRQIDLDPQAGEVVMSGVDDRPLLVLDRVGEGRVAVLGSDHAWLWTRGLDGGGPQLELLRRLAHWMMKEPELEEEALTATAEGQTMTITRRSLTEGARSVTIEAPDGTETTVPMEEITPGRFVAEYQGAELGLYRLREGDQEAVIVLGPAAPREFEETIATGEKLASYVRGTEGGVLALSGGVPNLRTVPEGRNAAGRGWIGITPREAYVTQSTRLTPLLPGWVWLLALAALSVFAWLREGRR
- a CDS encoding DUF599 domain-containing protein, with protein sequence MTIFAQFQFFTLLDLLAVVYLVLAWGVLGHVIENPPASRVSTSLLVAQYRRDWMVHMISRKPRIFDATVLATLREGTSFLASACLIAIGGGLAAMSNAERLRGVAADLSIQAPEIIWEVKILLPLFFVTNGFLKFIWSNRVFGYCGVVMASVSNDEDDPQALPRAQKAGELNITAAKAFNSGLRCIYFGLGALTWLLGPVGLLLGTTVAIYIMLRREFFSQTRSILMREDL
- a CDS encoding trypsin-like serine peptidase; its protein translation is MTRWLTIFFLAMTALPVRAGGAPMATGAEQEWHAVGRIDFADRSFCTGSLISARFVLTAAHCLFDLDTHRRHAPADITFKAGWSEGSAFAIRAARAVHVHPGFSMADPARAGRLAMDLALVELDRPVPDATIPPLPVSSSGPQAGAALGVVSYAHDRSETPLLQESCDVVARQGGVLITTCAADFGASGAPILDLSGPEPRIVSVVSAKAVFQGRKVSVGTAVGEALDALMALAGAGGAPAGEAAPGRLPVLSDTRFMTERAGHQTP